CAGAGTATTTTGAGCAGCCTGAGACTTCTCCCCAGCCACCCTATGCTGTCTGAACCATACACAGACCACCAGGCCTGATCCCACTCCTCTGACATTTCCCATGTGCGCACAAACCATTTACCCTGTGAGGAATAGGCTGGCCTGCTCCAAAGTgggggatgaggagaaaaggtTGGGAGACTCAAGACTGAACTCAAAAAGTCACTTCCCCTTCCCAGGCCTTGGTTTCTCTCTGGTCCAATTCCTGGGGGGAGGGTTGGCTATGAGATACTTAAGAAGATACTCTGAAGCTAAACTCAATAACCTTCCAAGAGGCCCTGGAGTCAGTCAGCCTGGGACAGACAGAGCCCCAGCTCTATGGAGTAAacgctgtgtgatcttggacaagttactcaACATCTCTGGGCCTCTTCCACTTCATTTGTAAAGTGGAAGTGATAATCATAATCGTGCCACTAAAAGGTTAGATCAAACGAATCAGAGAAGATCAAGCACTTAGAAGAGGGCCTGGTACAAAGTTAAGTGCTGTGCATAGCTTAGTGACTCTACCTACCTACCTAATCTGCTAGAAACATCCCtcaacttagaaaaatatttttaagggttttttttttggggggggggttggtcaTGATCACTCAGTGAGATAAGCCTTGAACCTAATAATGGCTTTATCTCTACTAGTTAAAGCTTCTAGCCAAGGGGCTGGGTGAGGATCTGGTATCAAGGAGCAGAGAAACTAGAGGGAACAGGGAGGGACTGGGAGGAGGCAATATAAATACCTGAGAGGCCAGGACGTGCTGCTGCAGGTGGAAGGGCAGGGTGGCCGCAGATGCCCCAGACAGTCCCTGCGCCGCGGCGGCAGAGGCCATAACGGTGGAATCCAGGCCCGAGACACCGGTGGAGGCCCCGGACACAGTGGCCAGCAGGggccccatgccagctgccatgcTGGAGAAGGCACCCCCCATGGCGAACTGACCGGGGTGCAGGAAGAGAGGGTGCCCGTTGAAGAACTGCTGGCCCGCCAGGCCCGGGGCGAAGCCGAGGCCGGGCAGGGGCCCCTGGGCCAGGTGCGCGGCTGCCGCGTCTGTCTGCACCGTGAGCGGCGCGAAGGCCTCCTTGCCAGGCAGCGCGCGTGCCTCCTCCACCTTGGACGTCGCGGCGCCCTCGCGGCCGGGGCTCCTGCGCTCCTCCGCGCCCAGGCCGCGGGTGCTGGACGAGATGGTGGCCGGGCTGTGGCGCGAGTCCGGCGACGCCTTGTCCAGCCGCCCAGTGTCTCGAGGCCGGCCACCTGGGTCTGCAGCGAAGAGGTGCCCCTTGACTGCCGGGCTGCTCTTGTCACGACAAGGCTCCTCCGACGTGGTGGTGGAGATCTTGGCCGCGTCACAGGCCTCCGGGCCGTGCTCCTCTTTGCTCTCGGCTTCAGCGTCGCTCTCACCCTCGCTGGGACATAAATCTGATCATAGGAGAAGAAAAACAGCGAGACAGAAGGGCGTTAGCCTCCATCCGGCCCGTAGAATTCCAATTCCCAAGTCTGAATTCCAGCTTGTCGTTTACTGACTGCGTAATCCGGGGCAAACCCCTTCACCTCTCTGCAGCTCTCATCCGCAAGATGGGGATGACTGGCTGGGAGATTCAACAAGCTGTTGTGAACTTAAAGTATTTAGATAGAGTTTAACTCCCCCCTCAGAAGGATACACCCCCAAATCAGTAGCTcataatttattttgcttattttttcaagCACCGTTGACCACCTGTTGTGTCAGACAAAGCCTTGACAATGCATTTTCCTTTCCATTgcaaattagctttttttttttttaagaatcactAAAAAAAAGTCACTAGTGGAACATTCCAATTACTACTAGAGTCTGTTCAGTGAGTGACAGAGGTCAGGACCTTCCATAAATTTGTGAACTGTTTTGGAAGGATTTGTTTGGAAAGAGCCCTGGCATCTGAATTGGTAAGGGCATAATGGGATACTCCTCTCTCAATATCCACACTACAATTAAGCCTTCCCCAGTCTCTGCAGACAGAGATGGGTGCTGGGCAGCATGCTCACAGCCTGGGGACAATTCTagattcatttttgctttcaccACGCCCTCTGTAGGTGTCCTACtactaaaaagaaggaaaaaaaaaaaaggaaaagaaagaaaaagggatcctATTTTATGTTTTGAGCTTAAATGGATGGAAGACATAAAggactttcattttatttcacaaaaaCTAGGTTTCTTCCCTTCGTGAGTGACCGTGTGTCTTTCCAAATAAATTAGGGCTTGTTCTTGAAATACAGGGAGCTGACTGGGGATTTGAACCATCTTGTccactcctcccacccccaaactCCACCTGTAGGACAGATCCCCAATGCTCCATCTCAATTGTTTTCTCCATAGGTGGATGTTTTCTCAGCCACCTTCTGTTACAGGTAGCAGAATCCCTTGCTTTCCCCAGCCCCAAACAGTTTAACCTAAAGTTCAAAGACGGTGAAAAGTTATCAATTGGAGGCTTTCTTGATTGGAGAGATatagaggcagagaggagaaagggaagtgCTTCAGGCACATTTTCGAAGTTGCTACAGCCCAGAGGTAATATACCAAAGACAGTTCCCTGCCAAATAAGGGATGTTTGCTGAAAAGGGGGTTCTGAGCTCTGCTTATACTACCTTAgggaagtggtggtggtggggacacACCTGATGGCCCTGTTTGAACTTTGGCTCTCATCTAGAAGGGTCTGCAACTTTTAAAGGGTAAGTACCCATTCTCCTAACACTTCCAGGTCACTAAGAGCTTTAGTCCAGTCATCACAGGTGACCAGCCCTACCTTTGAGGTTCGATGTCCCTACAGTAGAGACTGCTGGAGAAGAAGCCTGAGCAAAGCAGTTGAAAGCTGCCTGTTCGCTGGAGGACTCATCCGAGGTCCCATTCTCCTTTTTGTGTCTTTCATCAAACACTCTCATGGACTGCAGGGTGAGCTGTTTTCTGTGGCAGAAGCCCACACCCAGCATTATTGAATGCAACGTACATTTCCCCTCTTTGTTTTCCTTAACTATTTCCAAAGGGGCATATACATACCTCACCCGACTGCCACCCACGGACAACCTTAATTCTCTGAAACCTGCTTGCCCCAGGGCAGTCACACAGACCTAAGCTTTGTTCTGACCCTCTAACTGAGCTGAAGAGTGtggcatgggggaagggaggaaggaagaaggcttCAGTTGCATTTATTCAGTATGGGAGTTTCATTAGAAAAAGGCATTTGCTTAGGCTGTGAAATCTTATTtcaaagaaagaggagagggtgGAGCCAGCCACAGACAGCTGAACTGGTGGCCTTACAGAGGGAGATCTGGGTGCCCAACCCTGCAAACACAATGTGGTCTGTCCCCAGCCTACCAAACTCCTGGAAGGTTGCTACATTGGGAGGAAATAGTTATTTCATGGTGCACTTTACTGTAATCGTTTCATCAACACATTAATTGGAATAAAATTCTATTTGGATGTTAGAGATTATTTTCTTAAGGGTCACCCCAAGGGAATATAGGTTAAAAATTTGGGGTGATTTTCTGGATTTTAGAAATTCTTtggaaaggggtgggggaggggagttcTTTCATATACTCGTTAGCTGTCTACTTAATGCAAAATGATACACAACCCTAGGAAGGGGATAAGTCTTAGATCTCTCAAGGGGGCCCAGCTCTGTCTAAAGGTATCTGAAAGACAAGATTGCAAAAATTCCAAAGCATTGTGTGAATGATTTTGTCCCTTCCTGGGACCTGTCTAGGAGAAACTTAAAATTAGTAATTAACAGGCATTCTTATATAATCTGTGTTCCACAATCTTTTACTTACAGAGACAACTATAGTTGTAGCCTAGTTAATTTCCTTAAAGGTAACAAGTAGGAGGTAGAAAAAGTCTAGTGTATGTAAGAAGGAGTTGGGGAAGCAAATTATTTCCACCCACTCTTTTCAGTATAAGTGCCTGCATCCCACTTCTATCACTTGCAGAGTTGGAGGACAAACaagtgatttttctaaattatctGAGAAATAATTGCTTCAACTCACCGTTTTTCTCTCCTGCCATTTCCAGTGTCTCTGAAACCTTTTGCAAAAGGGTTGTTGTCTATTTTTAACTGAGTTATCTATAAGAGGAGATACAAACAAGACAGAGACTTTGGCTTCATTTTCCAGAGTGTTTTGGGAGTGTTTTTCCCAACTTTATTAATAGTCTCCTAGAAATGTGACTGGCAACAGAAGCCCTATGGCTATGCCAGGGAAAGGAGATAATggcacagattgggagaaaatggGGAGAGAAATCAAAGGCATAGAGCTTGCATCTCCCATAGGAAGCCAAACCAGGGATTCCAGGCTGAAATCACCCAAGGAAATTCTTTTCTTAGGGCAGCCAACAGCTGGgtttagaaatagaaatgttgTCAAAGTTGTCAGGCAGAGCAACCTGTAGatcttaaaattattcttttattttgattttttttacacAATGCAATTAATCATAAAATATGTTAGGGCATACTCCCCTGCctccaaatacacacacacatgcacagagcacACGCACCAACCTTTTCCATGAATCTAATAAATGATTTATGGGGCCTTGCTACCCTTGTGTTGGagtgagtttgatttttttttactggaaGGGGTGGTTTGAGGAATTACAATACTGACAATTACAGATGTAAAAGGACTGAATGACCACTGgaaacatttgttttcatttacatgCTCTGCCACCGCCATTAGGAAAAGGCCCATGGCTTCTTTGTCTGATCAAAAatgctacattttattattacattaacAGCTTTGTTTCAAGGGTTTCTGGGTCAAGAGGGAACATGCATTTTGCACACTGAAGAAAAATGCCATAGTATGTAATCTTTCAAATTCCATCCCCTTGGgggaaaaatgtatatatacagaaTTACTCAGAGGTGACAAAAGGGCCCCTCAGTTGAAATCTTGTTCTTGGAATAAATTGCTGTAGCAAGACTCCGGTTTCATATTCGGCAGGGAGAGGAGGTCCTGATATCTTAGTCCCCAGAATAAAGAAATCTATCTGGAACATCCTATCATAGGTCCACAGAGGACCCACAGACAGTGACCGTGAGTTGAAAATGCTGGGTGTCATCAGGTGAACTGGACTCCCATTGCATCCAGGATTCAGAAGTTGAAGGGCAGGTACCAGTCCCTCTCCCACTTCCAGAACTGCCTGCTAACAGCCAATCTGGGAACTGGTGAATCAGCAGCAAGGGTCACTTTCTGTGCCCATGACCTTCAGGCCACCTAACTCTAGACTTCAGGTACTTCCCTATTTGGGGGTCTTTCTAATACTCAGCTTCAGGCCCAagagaaaaaacattttcaaatgtagTGGTGACTTCGGCCACTTTAACTCAAAAGCCTCAGACAACTCCATCAGTATGACCCTGTGATCAGGGTAGGTTTTTCCAACCACATACatgcgcatgcacacacacacaaacacacacacatcataaaAAACACAGCAGCATAAAAGGTAATAAAAACCAGACCAGCTACTCAGGATTTCTGGCTAGGGGTGAAAAGCCGGTCTCCACTAGGATTCTCCTCCCATGATCCCGAATGGCTTTTGCCTTAAATTTTTAGCTGGTTCCTTTTAAACCTGATTTCTTGATCCTTCTTCCCAAGGGGGAAGAGGATGAACCTTAAACAAACAGAGAAAAGCAAGCTGGGGAGTGGAGAGTGTTTACCATCAGCAACAGCAGTTATAGGAGCTTTTTGGTGACAAAAttagtttggcttttttttttttttttttttttaacttagcatTGAAGTCCTTGCTGGTTGACAGGTTTTTTTCTTGCCTCCTCAAGGTGCTGGTGCTCTTTACCTCCACTCCAATGCTccacaaatcacaaaagaaaattcaagactCTTATCCCAATTTTCCAGTAACTTTCCCACCCTGACCCAAAGCAGCTTAAAGGGGAGGGGAAATAtcaccattaaaaagaaaagccccctTGGTTACCTTATCATTCTGGTATGCAGTCACAGCGATGAATTCAGTTTCAGGGAATAAGTATGTCCGAAATGTACTGTAAGGGAGTTTCAAGATGTCATTGGCCCTTACAATGTGGAACCGCGGCTGGTATTTGTGCATGGAGTTCAATATAGTCtgcaggggcaggggagaggagacacataaaaaaaaaaaaaaaaaaaaagaaagaaaagaaaagaaaaaaagaggatttaGCAGGACAAATGGGATCTTAGGACCCCTGCCAAGCTGACATCTTCCCCACCGCAGGGTACCACGCTTGTACCACTTTTACCGAGCCCACCTCCTGGGAGTACCTCCTGGGTACATTTTGCTCCACAGATGTTATCTTCTGGAGAATCCAAATTGCTCCTCAATTTCCAAAGGGTTCCCCCCACCCTCACCATCTAAAGATCATTCGTACCTTGAACCCTAGCCTACCTGAGTACCAAAACTATAATTCCCCTGCCACGTTGCGTGATCACTTGGGAAGGCCAAAGTCTtaaaagatagagaaaaacatgcattttaatttacaaaatgattCAGTACTTTAAGCGCCCACTAATTGCTGAGCCCAATCCACTTAAAGCCCTGAAAGGCTGAACTCTAGAGAGGAATATTTATGCCTTAATCAAATCAAGGGCTTCAAATGCAATTCCTGCCAGCTGAAGATGTTTCCTTGCTATTCATGTCTTCCTGGGCCTAATCTTTCTGCTTATTCCTCGCTTATCGCTGTTTATTTTATCGAAATGTTGGGGAGGGGTAGAGAAAGGGGCAAAAGGTCCCTTGCCTGACTTGTACAAGTAATTCAAATCTTCTAAAAGTTTCTAAGCCCTCACTCCCTAAATCCATATACacactcccccccacacacacacacatatacatacacatattattTATTAACTGGAGATCATTTCTACTAAACCTGACTATCACCTAAACCAAATCAAttctttagtaaaaaaaaaaaaaaaaaaatttaaagaaatgtattCACACCGTTTAACCAACACAAAGCTCCAAGAATCTTAAACTCTCCCAGGAAATAATATGGCTGATTTCAAAATAGCAAAATAGAAGTGTGATATTTTAAACCAAAACAAATCCTTTATGAACACACAGCTTTGAAATTGATTTtagatctttatttatttcactgTCAGGTCAGGAATCTATCAAGGAGCTGGAATTGCTAGAGAACATGAGCCGTAAGTTTTCCAACCCCTATTTCTTTTAGAATTGCCAGGCCTTCCATTATTCTGAGAGAAACACCCTGGAATTCTCTCCTTTCTCCGGCTCTCTTGTAGTTCAGATAAGTTTGCTATGCTTAGGGTGAAGGAAGGGAGAGGTCTGGGCCAAAACTGGAGAAATGAGAAATTACTGCTTTTGATAGCAAGAGGAGAAAATTTTACTTGAAAGAAGCGGAAACTTACAAATCCATGTTTATCCGAAATGTTGTTGGTGAGTTTCAGTTTGTGGAACGTGACGACTTTGGACATCCACTGTTCCCCAGTAGCGGGGCTGTCTGGGTGAATGTACATTCTCTTTGGCATTTCAGGGTCAGCTTTACCTGCTACCATCCACCGAGAATTGTGAAACTTATATCGACAGTCATCAGCAGCTATAATGTccatcaataaaatatatttggctTTTTTATCCAGCCCAGAACATCTCACTTTAAATGGAGGAAACATTCGCCTACAATaaggaagaatagaaaagaaaaaagaaagataaatcactCAGAAGCTTGGGTTCGATTTCCTATTTATCACAAAATAAATCAAGTCGAAGACTTTCTATTGTGACTGACAAGCTTATGTTTTTCAGAGGAGCAACTGGTTGCAAAATTTTCTTCCACAACTAAGGTATTATATATGCTCGGTTTCTCTATGTTTAGATGCCCCAAGagtcaaaacaaataaattgtgGCACTTGTCTAATCATAtcgttaaaaaaaattgttttcctctCTATCACTCTACAGATTACTCTCTTTATAGAAAATCCATGCTCATGTCTTTTCCTGTGGCTATCTAGTTCTAAATAACTTGGGGTACGATTGTAGTAAAGTGCTGTTGGTGGAAACTAGAATTTTCCACCACCCATTGATGAGAAAATGTTAAACTTATCAAGGAAATTAATATCAAGTTGCGTGCAAGCCCTCCCTGCTGCAGAACAGCAATCCCTCAGTTAGTGAAATGAAACTGGACTTCGGGGAGTTCTCAGAATGAATTTTGCAGATTGGGGTGGACTACCAGGCCTGATAACCTATCTGCCTGTGGAGCAGCTAGCCACATTCCCCTACTTTAGGCCAATCCAAAACTGCAAGATTGTGCCGCCAAATTGCTCTTAATTTCACAGAAGTGTTGGCATTCTGTACTCTTGACTTAAAAGCAAACACTTCACTGGGAAACTAACTAAACGTCTTGTGGGTTGGAGCAGGATTTTATGCCAAACTTTGGCCCCATTTAGcttggaaggagagagaaagctgaAGACATCAAGAGggagggttttatttttatcGTTTAACTTTATGCCTTTATAGACTTcagagctatttttctttctttcttttttttaaatcagtgattttGCTACAGGGTCCTCTCTTCCAGACAGATTTTGGTCAGGCAAGCACCTTTAGTCATTATGTAAAACATGGTTTATAATAttcacacattaaaaacaaaatagctgtgTTGTTATGTGTCCACACCACCTCCTGAGTTCTGCAAACATAATCTTAATTATCCAAAATTGCCTGCTGAACTCTTCCTCGGGTTACAGACACACGTGAAGTGGTGTGGGCAAACAAACCAAAATGTCCTTGGGTTTCTCTCTGTCCCCTGCCAGCCTTAAGTTCAGGCCCACTTCAGACCCAGAGGCTAGGCTGAAGGGCAGAAAAGGCCTCCCACCACGATCGCAGGAGAAAAGAGCTTTAACTTTTTCTGAgtacaaaataaaacagacaaaaccacAACATCAACCAAGAAATGAGGATGTTCTAGAAAGGTCTGAAGAGCGAACTCCTTGCTTCCTGCAGGGATGTCTGTGCTCCTCTGAAAAATTCTGTCTGTTCCATAGGGAACCCAGGACGCGGTCCTATGGAAGGCTTATGCAGACGCCCAGGTAAGCTGAAATTTTCTGCCACTGGGGCAGGGCCTGAGAGAGTCTCTACACATTGCTAGGGAAACTAAGTTTTCGTTCTAGCCCTAAGAACCAGCCGATAACTTTTCTGGGAAGAGAGACATACAGGGAGGAAAACCTTTCCAATAGTTGGGAGAAGGAGGCCCCAATCCCTTGCTTACCTTCCGGACTTGGTGATGACCATCTCGGTACCCCGCTTGTGAAACTGATCCCAAAGTTCTTTAGCCTCCAGGTGCACCTTGGGGTCATCCTCCACTTCTTCTTCGGGCTCCATGGTCTTTAGAGGCCTCAGATGTGCCTGGGGCCCCAGGGACGAGAACGGGATGCCAGTTTCCGCCGCCCCCACTAATTGATCCATGATCGGCTTGGCCAGGGCGCCGGGCAGCGAGAGCGCCGCTGCGCCGTTGGGAGGCAGCGTGAGCGCAGGGAAGAAGGGCGGCTGGTGACCCAGCACCGCGCTCATGGCGAAGTCCGGCGCCCGGTGAGGTAGGAACGGATGGTAGGCCATGCTTGTCCCAGGAATGACCGGATCTCTCATGGAGAGGCTCATCCACTTCAGGCGGGCCGCTGAGCTCCAGCCGGGGACAAGTCCACCGCtgctgattttgttgttgttttttctttttggtttttgtttgtttgtttatcagcAGCACatagttcaaaagaaaaaaggggggagggagggaagaaagcaCTACTAAAGTACTtcaaaaggaaggggaaaggggagaagaaatCCCGGTTTTAAAGAGGGCAAGGCGAAAAATCAGGAGACATAGTCGCTCGGGTGACCGTTCTTGTGCCTGGCGTTTTCAAAAAGCCGCTCCTGAAAGTCGGTTTCAGAAGCGAGAGGAGATAGTGGGGTCTCCACTGGAGCCTGAGCCCGGCCGCTTAGCTCGAAATAGACACTCCAGCCCTTCGTCCggggagtctttccccagtccCTAGATTCTTTGTTGCAAATGCGAATGGTTCTCCTGGACTTTTtacctttgctttttcttcttcccccGCCTCCctatctctcttcctctctgtctttctcgCTGGAGGCGTCTGCAGCTGTGCTAGACCCGACTTTCACAGGGAGCGAGAGGGTGGAAAagtctctctctttaaaaaaaaaaaaaaaaagaaagaaagaaaaaagaaaaaaacctgattAAAATCCCCTACTACCGGCGCTATCAAAACTTGAACTGCAAACTGGCTTCCGTtcgccctcctcctccttcctccgcTCCCAGCCTCCGGAGGGTGTCTCGGTTTCAATCCGAGTCTCGCAGTGCTCTTCTCCCGTGCCTCTCTTCCTTGTCCTAAAACGCGAGCGAATTCGCTTCCTAAATCTGCGTCCAGGCGCGCAAGGTAGGGAGGATTTAGAGGGGGGaaatggaaaggagagagagagagaccgaaTAAGAGAGGGAGGAAGTAAGGGAGGGAGCGAGAGAAAGCGAGAGCTCCTCGCCACCCTCCTCCGCCTCTAGAATTCCCCGGGCGTCTGCTCGGCGGCTCTAGAAGGTCGGGCTGCGCTGTGGGCTGCGGGGAGCCGGAGGCCTCTTGATTGGCTCTTTGACGCTTTCGGACCAATTGTGTTGCTGCATAGGCGTGGTTTTCACAAGTCCAGTGCTGGGGGATAGAGCCGAGTTATAAAAAGAAGGTGTCGGAAACTGTAACGTCGCAGCGCCGCATCGGTACTACTGCCTGTCCGGTGA
The sequence above is a segment of the Nycticebus coucang isolate mNycCou1 chromosome 4, mNycCou1.pri, whole genome shotgun sequence genome. Coding sequences within it:
- the TBX3 gene encoding T-box transcription factor TBX3 isoform X2, whose translation is MSLSMRDPVIPGTSMAYHPFLPHRAPDFAMSAVLGHQPPFFPALTLPPNGAAALSLPGALAKPIMDQLVGAAETGIPFSSLGPQAHLRPLKTMEPEEEVEDDPKVHLEAKELWDQFHKRGTEMVITKSGRRMFPPFKVRCSGLDKKAKYILLMDIIAADDCRYKFHNSRWMVAGKADPEMPKRMYIHPDSPATGEQWMSKVVTFHKLKLTNNISDKHGFTILNSMHKYQPRFHIVRANDILKLPYSTFRTYLFPETEFIAVTAYQNDKITQLKIDNNPFAKGFRDTGNGRREKRKQLTLQSMRVFDERHKKENGTSDESSSEQAAFNCFAQASSPAVSTVGTSNLKDLCPSEGESDAEAESKEEHGPEACDAAKISTTTSEEPCRDKSSPAVKGHLFAADPGGRPRDTGRLDKASPDSRHSPATISSSTRGLGAEERRSPGREGAATSKVEEARALPGKEAFAPLTVQTDAAAAHLAQGPLPGLGFAPGLAGQQFFNGHPLFLHPGQFAMGGAFSSMAAGMGPLLATVSGASTGVSGLDSTVMASAAAAQGLSGASAATLPFHLQQHVLASQGLAMSPFGSLFPYPYTYMAAAAAASSAAASSSVHRHPFLNLNTMRPRLRYSPYSIPVPVPDSSSLLTTALPSMAAAAGPLDGKAAALAASPASVAVDSGSELNSRSSTLSSSSVSLSPKLCSEKEAATSELQSIQRLVSGLEAKPDRSRSTSP
- the TBX3 gene encoding T-box transcription factor TBX3 isoform X1 — encoded protein: MSLSMRDPVIPGTSMAYHPFLPHRAPDFAMSAVLGHQPPFFPALTLPPNGAAALSLPGALAKPIMDQLVGAAETGIPFSSLGPQAHLRPLKTMEPEEEVEDDPKVHLEAKELWDQFHKRGTEMVITKSGRRMFPPFKVRCSGLDKKAKYILLMDIIAADDCRYKFHNSRWMVAGKADPEMPKRMYIHPDSPATGEQWMSKVVTFHKLKLTNNISDKHGFTLAFPSDHATWQGNYSFGTQTILNSMHKYQPRFHIVRANDILKLPYSTFRTYLFPETEFIAVTAYQNDKITQLKIDNNPFAKGFRDTGNGRREKRKQLTLQSMRVFDERHKKENGTSDESSSEQAAFNCFAQASSPAVSTVGTSNLKDLCPSEGESDAEAESKEEHGPEACDAAKISTTTSEEPCRDKSSPAVKGHLFAADPGGRPRDTGRLDKASPDSRHSPATISSSTRGLGAEERRSPGREGAATSKVEEARALPGKEAFAPLTVQTDAAAAHLAQGPLPGLGFAPGLAGQQFFNGHPLFLHPGQFAMGGAFSSMAAGMGPLLATVSGASTGVSGLDSTVMASAAAAQGLSGASAATLPFHLQQHVLASQGLAMSPFGSLFPYPYTYMAAAAAASSAAASSSVHRHPFLNLNTMRPRLRYSPYSIPVPVPDSSSLLTTALPSMAAAAGPLDGKAAALAASPASVAVDSGSELNSRSSTLSSSSVSLSPKLCSEKEAATSELQSIQRLVSGLEAKPDRSRSTSP